The window CGATACATTACGCCGCCGCAGCCTTTGGGGCGATCGCTGCAGCCGGAACGAACGTTCCCGCGGCCATCCCCCCAGCGCCGCTCCTGGTGCTCGCATCGCTCGTCCTTTACCTGGCAGGACAGGTTGCCATCTGGTTCTGGTTGGCACGGGCATTTCGTCCGCCGAGTCCCGTGCGGCGTTAGGCCGATTCGTACGCGAGTCGTCGCCGATCTCCCTCGCGCCTCGTAAAGCCGATGCGATCGAAATACTCGCAGAACGGCACGGCAAACTTGCGCGTCGTGCCCCACAGGCCGCGAATCTGGCTTACGGTCATGCCTTCGTCCGACATGCCGGTGTTGTGGGGGCCGCCTTACGGCCCCCTAGCAGCGTCGACATGGGGCACCCCCCGTGGTTCTTACCGCGGCGGTCAGAAGCTAAAATGGTGAATCCTCGCCGCGCGAGTGGCGGAGTATCGGCGACGAGTACACCCAGGCGACCAACTTTCGTAAAGGCAGCGGATGGAACACACACGTCCCATCATGTGGAACGTTGACGACCCCGTCACCAAGATCGCGATGTACGGGTTGTTCGTCATCGCCTCGGCCATCTGCGCCTGGGGAATCTACGGTCGGTTCAAGGTCTGGCGCCGCGGCACGGCTGCCCGGCTGGGCGCCGGCGGCGGTCTGTCCGAGGATTCCCAGGCTCCTCCCATCAACGAGCCCTTGGGACAGGTGCTGGCCCGGCTGGCGCGGCACATCCTGGCACAAGTGCGCATTGCGCGCGTCCCTTGGGCCTACGCCAGCCACATGATGATTTTCTACGGCTTCATCGTGCTCTTCATCGGCACGGTGATTGTCGCGCTCGAGCACTATGGCATTTTCGGCCTGTTCGGCATTACGTGGACCGGTCGTTTTTACGACGTCACCTCCTGGTTGCTCGATCTGTTCGGCGCCGGCTTCGTTATCGCGCTCGTCATCGCCATGCTGCGCCGTACCGGTGCGTTAGGCGTCAAGCCGTCGAGCAAGCCGATCGACGCCGCGATTCTGTGGTTGTTTCTCATCATCGGCGTCACCGGCTTCGTCGTCGAGGCATTACGCGTCCTCGCGCTCGACGACAACTGGGAAAAGAACGTCTCCTTCATCGGCTATGCCATGGCCGCCGCGATGCGTGGTGCCGGCACGACAGTCGAAACCGCCACCACGCTCCATTTCGGCTTCTGGTGGCTGCACATGGTACTCGTGATGGTCTTCATCGCCATCATTCCCTATACCAAGCTGTTGCACTTCCTGGTGGCGCCAGCACACATCGCCATTTCGAAAGAGACCCGGTCCGGGCGTTTTCAGCCGGTGAGCCTCGAAGAGGTGGAGGAAACCGGCCGCTTCGGACTGGCGAAGATCGAGGAATTCCCCTGGCGCCGCTTGCTCAGCTACGACGCCTGCACGCAGTGCCGCCGTTGCGAATCGGCCTGTCCGGCCTGGAACACCCACAAGCCGCTGTCGCCGATGCGCGTGGTGCTCGACATCGCCGAGGCGGGGCACAGCACCGAATCGCTGCACGGCGACGTCATCTCGGCCGAGACGCTCTGGTCCTGCACGACGTGCGGCGCGTGCGTGCATCACTGCCCCGTGCTGATCGATCAGATGGGCACGATCGTCGAGATGCGTCGCCATCTCGTCGGCGAGGGCGCCGTGCTCGGTAGCGCTCAAGGGGCGCTGCGCAGCATCGCCGCCACCGGCAACCCCTGGGGTCTGCCCGCCGAGGATCGCGCCGCCTGGTCCGAAGGACTCGACGTGCCCACTACCGAGACACAACCATCGCCCGACGTCCTCCTCTGGGTCGGCTGCGCGGGCAGTTACGATCGCCGCAATCAGCAGGTCAGTCGGGCTCTGGCCAAGATCCTGCGCGCCGCGGGGGTCGATTTTGCGATCATGGGCAAGAAGGAAAGCTGCACGGGCGATCCCGCTCGACGACTCGGAGACGAGTTCACCTTTCTCGAGCAAGCCACGAAGAACGTCGACCATTTGTCGCGCGTCAAATTCAATCGCGTCGTGACC of the Pirellulales bacterium genome contains:
- a CDS encoding SelB C-terminal domain-containing protein — protein: MSDEGMTVSQIRGLWGTTRKFAVPFCEYFDRIGFTRREGDRRRLAYESA
- a CDS encoding 4Fe-4S dicluster domain-containing protein, producing MEHTRPIMWNVDDPVTKIAMYGLFVIASAICAWGIYGRFKVWRRGTAARLGAGGGLSEDSQAPPINEPLGQVLARLARHILAQVRIARVPWAYASHMMIFYGFIVLFIGTVIVALEHYGIFGLFGITWTGRFYDVTSWLLDLFGAGFVIALVIAMLRRTGALGVKPSSKPIDAAILWLFLIIGVTGFVVEALRVLALDDNWEKNVSFIGYAMAAAMRGAGTTVETATTLHFGFWWLHMVLVMVFIAIIPYTKLLHFLVAPAHIAISKETRSGRFQPVSLEEVEETGRFGLAKIEEFPWRRLLSYDACTQCRRCESACPAWNTHKPLSPMRVVLDIAEAGHSTESLHGDVISAETLWSCTTCGACVHHCPVLIDQMGTIVEMRRHLVGEGAVLGSAQGALRSIAATGNPWGLPAEDRAAWSEGLDVPTTETQPSPDVLLWVGCAGSYDRRNQQVSRALAKILRAAGVDFAIMGKKESCTGDPARRLGDEFTFLEQATKNVDHLSRVKFNRVVTSCAHCFNTLKNEYPDFGGEYHVLHHTELIQELVEQGKLPVDALKDVPAANGGTTGPVVLHDPCYLSRHNDGGEAARGALASVSGPQLPILEAAQCGKNTFCCGAGGGRMFMEEDIDKRVNIARWEQLKSTGAKTVATACPFCMTMLDDASKQDEEAGIAVRDVAELVAERLTASTP